One Hippoglossus hippoglossus isolate fHipHip1 chromosome 5, fHipHip1.pri, whole genome shotgun sequence genomic window carries:
- the trib3 gene encoding tribbles homolog 3, translating to MSMSVATARSQICLKRLLDEPQDNFLKCKRQRLAPPPLAPGLSPCVSPSIHAPKSSHSESPSRVGSYFLFERCEGEETYRAVHEHTQQQYTCQIRPLRGYQEQLAAYARIGHHDNICGLQDVVIGQDSVYIFLPGHHGDMHAHVRSRKRLGEEEAGLLFGQMLNAVMHCHHHGVVLRDLKLRRFVFTDRYRTRLALLGLDDCVVLHGNNNDDSLTDRHGCPAYVGPELLTNGKGSYSGRAADIWSLGVSLYTMLIGRYPFQDTQPAALFAKIRLGTFTVPDWLSPRAKCLIGCMLRKSPEERLEASELLMHPWLTNPFTPHHSVHKTQHVSHTQNKQEDDDQVVPTWTQKH from the exons ATGAGCATGAGCGTGGCCACAGCCCGATCCCAAATCTGTCTGAAGAGGTTATTGGACGAGCCCCAGGATAATTTTCTGAAATGCAAACGACAACGcctggccccgccccctctgGCGCCCGGTCTGTCACCCTGCGTAAGTCCCAGTATCCACGCCCCCAAGTCGAGCCACAGCGAATCTCCATCCAGAGTCGGCTCGTACTTCCTGTTTGAACGCTGTGAGGGGGAGGAGACTTACAGGGCCGTGCACGAGCACACGCAACAGCAGTACACTtgccag atACGTCCTCTGCGTGGCTACCAGGAGCAGTTGGCTGCCTACGCTCGCATAGGTCACCACGACAACATCTGCGGCCTGCAGGACGTGGTGATTGGCCAGGACAGCGTGTACATCTTCCTGCCCGGTCACCATGGCGACATGCACGCGCATGTGCGAAGCAGGAAGCGCCTGGGCGAGGAGGAGGCGGGACTTCTCTTCGGCCAGATGCTAAACGCAGTGATGCACTGCCATCACCACGGGGTCGTGCTGAGAGACCTGAAGCTGCGTAGGTTCGTCTTCACCGACAGATACAG gactcGCCTCGCCCTGCTCGGCCTTGACGACTGTGTCGTCCTTCACGGCAACAATAACGACGACTCTCTGACGGACAGACACGGCTGTCCTGCTTACGTCGGCCCCgagctgctgaccaatgggaaGGGCTCATACTCTGGACGCGCCGCAGACATCTGGAGCCTGGGCGTGTCTCTGTACACCATGCTGATTGGACGATACCCGTTTCAGGACACGCAGCCCGCCGCGCTCTTCGCCAAGATCCGCCTTGGCACCTTCACTGTTCCCGACTGGCTGTCGCCTCGGGCCAAGTGTCTGATCGGCTGCATGTTGAGGAAGTCGCCTGAAGAGAGACTGGAGGCGTCGGAGCTGCTGATGCACCCGTGGCTGACCAATCCCTTCACGCCACATCACAGCGTTCACAAGACGCAgcacgtctcacacacacagaataaacaagaGGACGATGACCAGGTGGTCCCAACATGGACTCaaaaacactaa
- the atrip gene encoding ATR-interacting protein has protein sequence MNCPPTKRLRGLNHEVATAFDDPFGDDEDFTQDDLDEIDVLASQAFSSSSAGAEPGSKPENKPVESAWPSCTGQSKPPSRATTKQSRENTFGFGSSSSHRGNAGIPSREPLVNRQQQKFGSDRQETHSQLEAQHADLKRKLKEVEDEIVLKSGEIRVLRDSLKSAQQEKEKQRENQMLQETQRQKEQSDKEKELNKKVQSLRCELQFKEAEINEMKTKLHSSDRNKTASPLTSNSFKVLSSLAQSHHGSGSSSSSPAGNGFITKETFGAQLPTRVTPVKTPIKTRRDGERTASHSRSGDNRHEVSRPDPFSSVRPAHLQHQGGVLLGLLLQHPLSPSSLSLSHLLSMSLTELHSTSSVLSAGLLLHSDAAAAAAAAAGVSGVGPTRAALSPVQSLAVTGLNLLSQSPSAAAGGSSRNSRSCPGAVLLLPLLDLHLSRLCQTLDSLHSNSTGSRGSGSAASSSLPAGRAAPTAGLGRLEEDGLSGFSVEDTGLASLRLLYLLLAHSDEVVETVLSKESQSRVTDDKTEPSAAGAGLCSQKALLQSVLRLCETGAGAGGDSGSSLKEELVLSAMKTLCVLIERTPATHTDRLQCVLPVMCACLSADSRLRTVTHCVSVLVSMSDHQTLARQLCSQHDPCVFLKLFLYIRIRPDNRATHKDWILLDLQVVRLLSRLMTQRSESWNTHQHSSCQCYTEVVQTVVIVFHRQWLDLRGSQEPTDSAAQSPSLPWWHSPAVSLLRECLLLLHWLLLNHRSFSESCRPLLHMYDQVIPAVRDTLKKIPGLSESEELALEEICRSEGDDTDDMETDN, from the exons ATGAATTGTCCTCCCACCAAGCGCCTCCGAGGCTTAAATCATGAAGTAGCGACGGCCTTCGATGACCCGTTTGGAGATGACGAGGACTTCACCCAAGACGACTTGGATGAAATTGACGTCCTCGCCTCGCAGGCCTTTAGCTCGTCTTCTGCTGGAGCGGAGCCTGGGTCTAAACCAGAAAACAAACCGGTGGAGTCGGCCTGGCCGTCGTGCACAGGGCAGAGCAAACCTCCGAGCAGAGCCACAAcgaagcagagcagagagaacacGTTTGGGttcggcagcagcagcagccacagagggAATGCTGGGATACCAAGCAGAGAGCCTCTTG ttaacaggcagcagcagaagtttgGGTCGGACCGACAGGAAACCCATAGTCAGCTCGAGGCCCAGCATGCCGATCTGAAGAGAAAG CTGAAGGAGGTTGAGGATGAAATAGTTTTGAAGAGCGGGGAGATCCGTGTCCTGCGGGATTCTCTGAAATCAGCtcagcaggagaaggagaaacagagagagaaccaGATGCTGCAGGAGactcagagacagaaagagcaGAGTGACAAGGAGAAGGAGCTCAACAAGAAG gttcaGTCTCTGAGGTGTGAGCTGCAGTTTAAAGAAGCTGAGATCAATGAGATGAAGACCAAGCTGCACAGTTCAGACAGAAACAAGACGGCGTCTCCACTGACTAGTAACAG TTTTAAAGTTCTGAGCTCCCTCGCCCAGTCGCATCATGGGAgcggcagcagctcctcctctccggCAGGAAATGGTTTCATCACCAAGGAGACGTTTGGAGCCCAGCTCCCGACCAGAGTGACACCAGTGAAAACGCCGATAAAAACAAGGAGAGACG gagagAGAACGGCGTCCCACAGCAGATCTGGTGACAACAGACATGAAGTGTCTCGCCCAGACCCGTTCTCCTCTGTCAGACCTGCTCACCTGCAGCACCAAG GTGGCGTCCTGCTGGGGTTGTTACTGCAGCATCCTCTGTCTCCCAGCAGCCTCAGCCTCTCTCACCTGCTTTCTATGAGTCTGACAGAGCTCCACTCAACATCCAG TGTGCTGTCTGCAGGTTTGTTGCTCCactctgatgctgcagcagcagcagcagcagcagcaggtgtcaGTGGAGTCGGCCCCACCAGAGCTGCTCTGAGTCCGGTCCAGAGTCTGGCTGTAACCGGACTCAACCTGCTCAGTCAAAGcccatcagcagctgcaggcggcagcagcagaaacagcag GTCATGTCCTGGTGCcgtcctgctcctccctctgctcgACCTTCACCTGTCTCGACTCTGTCAGACTCTTGACTCGCTTCATTCCAACTCGACTGGCAGCCGTGGTTCGGGCTCTGCAGCTAGCAGCTCCCTCCCAGCAGGCCGTGCTGCTCCCACTGCTGGACTGGGACGACTTGAGGAGGATGGTTTGTCTGGTTTCAGCGTGGAGGACACTGGTTTGGCTTCCCTGCGACTCCTCTACCTGCTGCTGGCCCACAGTGATGAG GTGGTGGAGACTGTTTTGTCAAAAGAGAGTCAGAGCAGAGTCACAGACGACAAG ACTGAGCCATCTGCTGCAGGTGCGGGTCTGTGCTCCCAGAAGGCCTTGCTTCAGTCCGTGTTGCGTCTGTGTGAAACAGGAGCTGGTGCTGGTGGCGACAGCGGCAGCTCACTGAAGGAGGAGCTTGTCCTCAGCGCCATGAAGACACTGTGTGTCCTGATTGAGAGGACGCCTgcgacacacactgacag gttgCAGTGTGTGTTACCGGtgatgtgtgcgtgtttgtcaGCAGACAGCCGGTTGCGGACAGTCACACACTGTGTGTCCGTCCTCGTGTCGATGTCCGACCACCAGACACTCGCTCGACAGCTCTGCTCTCAGCACG ACCCCTGTGTTTTCCTGAAGTTATTCCTATATATCAGAATCCGACCAGACAACCGGGCAACACATAAAGACTGGATTCTGTTGGACCTGcag GTTGTTCGTTTGTTGAGCAGACTCATGACTCAGAGATCGGAGAGCTggaacacacaccagcacagcAGCTGTCAATGTTACACTGAG GTGGTTCAGACAGTGGTGATTGTTTTCCATCGCCAGTGGCTGGATCTCCGTGGTTCTCAGGAGCCGACAGACTCGGCGGCTCAGTCTCCCTCGTTGCCGTGGTGGCACAGCCCGGCggtgtctctgctcagagagtgtctgctgctgctgcactggctgctgctgaatcACAGAAGCTTCTCCGAGAGCTGCCGGCCGCTGCTGCACATGTACGACCAGGTGATCCCTGCGGTGCGAGATACGCTGAAGAAGATCCCCGGGCTGAGCGAGAGCgagg AGCTGGCACTGGAGGAAATCTGCCGCTCGGAGGGTGATGACACCGATGACATGGAAACTGACAACTGA
- the LOC117761043 gene encoding uncharacterized protein LOC117761043 has product MGCWLSGPWMGDQTMSGRSLANLSQRDALRILAASQHPITMQIKGQRGCGTEADRGAWEPLPLNLQHLNLPLPVMGAGHNASSPSYQDRHYYSHLSLPQDHCDRGRYSYLSSSPGDTVDIGHQDPELSGRRPKEQNCLMRCCNTNLEEQNRCHSQTDDEDFMLEKPMGFLPLHHELDSGLGWTDGSLHQGDLSGLETEEGGLEDCHSHGVLAPGSCGGFGGGGSPSSESFISSELSDSGFYSVSTGEFRHFQRLLEKRMRLYNARLQHQGEPCERRERRDSCPKSHRELLEAIPEALTMQPQSQHLQVGMEETGPVMDLPPRGLFRVSSVQFHKADRPCLNRHSSSSGALFNPSHAHAAVSRMTAPILSTCSTPTSHRRTLVPIQQHHQGSSSVGMLRRSRTLHHRPPPHEYRRRASHPASPSYCAATLHHCGGVTPQHVLPPGLPEEGELEAGVMSSHPATLAISPQQHSTAQGHMRPAEAHERCYDNSSQISHHDWWHSQERAMMPQTMLTERDREIERELEQQRQLQKELELKREREAQIQEEMDRERQQELERSRAREQQHLQNLVHPSQAGDVNDTWPKPASRQSQGCGGGRGPYSTLEGYIGPGAGAAAGWEAKKGHINATSSPNPSCGPKFTPSSKPNPNSRMARNQLLRDRASQLADERSGMSTDEETNTDILMGRYWSRTERREHFLLAREQRQQQQLQARGMAIREVVGRGGIITGGGGATFSDAGMLDSRGVGPFADGRCNTVLELSQKKLSRLRNRKLLDDWTTVEELLSHGNRLDSHGDMLCPSSLLTVTTV; this is encoded by the exons ATGGGCTGCTGGCTCTCTGGACCATGGATGGGTGACCAAACG ATGAGTGGGCGGAGTCTAGCAAACCTGAGCCAGCGGGATGCTCTGCGAATCCTGGCGGCCAGTCAGCATCCAATCACCATGCAGATCAAGGGTCAGAGGGGGTGTGGCACCGAGGCAGACAGGGGAGCGTGGGAGCCCCTCCCCCTCAATCTGCAGCACCTCAACCTGCCCCTACCAGTGATGGGGGCGGGGCATAACGCATCAAGCCCCTCCTACCAGGACAG ACATTACTACAGCCACCTGTCTCTGCCACAAGATCACTGCGATAGAGGACGGTACAGCTACTTGTCCAGCTCCCCTGGGGACACTGTGGACATCGGCCACCAG GATCCAGAACTGAGCGGTCGTCGACCAAAGGAGCAGAACTGTCTGATGAGATGTTGCAATACCAACCTGGAAGAACAGAATCGCTGCCACAGTCAG ACTGATGATGAAGACTTCATGCTGGAGAAGCCAATGGgcttcctgcctctgcaccATGAGCTGGACAGTGGGCTGGGTTGGACTGATGGCTCCCTCCACCAGGGGGACCTCTCGGGGCTGGAGACTGAGGAGGGAGGCCTGGAGGACTGTCATTCACATGGGGTCCTTGCCCCAGGCAGTTGTGGGGGCTTCGGGGGCGGTGGCTCGCCCTCATCTGAGTCCTTTATCTCCTCAGAGCTCAGCGACTCTGGCTTCTACAGCGTTAGCACCGGTGAGTTCAGGCACTTCCAGAGGCTCCTGGAGAAGCGAATGCGGCTGTACAATGCCAGGCTGCAACATCAGGGCGAACCCTGTGAGAGGCGGGAGCGGCGTGACAGTTGCCCCAAGAGTCACCGTGAGCTGCTGGAGGCCATTCCTGAGGCGCTGACCATGCAGCCACAGAGTCAGCACCTGCAGGTCGGGATGGAGGAAACTGGGCCCGTCATGGACCTCCCACCCCGTGGACTTTTCAG GGTTTCATCGGTCCAGTTCCATAAGGCAGATCGACCCTGTCTGAACCGGCACAGCTCCAGCAGTGGAGCCCTCTTCAATCCTTCTCATGCTCACGCTGCAGTCTCACGAATGACTGCTCCGAtcctctccacctgcagcacCCCCACCAGCCACAGGAGAACACTGGTACCAATACAGCAGCACCATCAAGGCTCCAGCTCAGTAGGGATGCTGAGGAGAAGCCGAACGCTGCACCATCGTCCTCCCCCACACGAGTATCGACGCAGGGCCAGTCACCCAGCATCCCCTTCTTACTGTGCAGCAACCCTGCATCACTGCGGAGGTGTCACGCCACAACACGTCCTGCCACCAGGTCTGCCAGAGGAAGGTGAGCTAGAGGCCGGTGTGATGTCTTCCCACCCAGCGACCCTGGCCATCTCACCCCAGCAACATTCCACCGCTCAGGGGCACATGAGGCCTGCTGAAGCCCATGAGCGATGCTACGACAACAGCAGCCAGATCTCTCACCATGACTGGTGGCACTCACAAGAAAGAGCCATGATGCCTCAGACAATGCTGACAGAAAGGGACAGAGAGATCGAGAGGGAACTAGAACAACAAAGGCAACTGCAGAAGGAGTTAGAGctaaagagggagagggaggcacAGATtcaggaggagatggacagagagaggcagcaggagctggagaggagccGAGCCAGGGAGCAGCAGCACCTCCAGAACCTGGTTCACCCTTCTCAGGCTGGAGACGTCAACGACACCTGGCCTAAACCAGCTAGTCGACAGTCCCAGGGTTGCGGAGGAGGCAGAGGGCCTTACAGCACCCTGGAGGGCTACATCGGccctggtgctggtgctgctgctggatgggAGGCAAAGAAAGGACACATTAATGCGACGTCAAGCCCTAATCCCAGTTGTGGTCCAAAATTTACCCCAAGCTCCAAACCCAACCCGAACTCTCGGATGGCCAGGAACCAGCTCCTGAGGGACCGGGCATCTCAGCTGGCGGATGAACGCAGTGGGATGAGCACTGATGAGGAGACCAACACTGACATCCTGATGGGTCGTTACTGGAGTcgaacagagaggagggaacaCTTCCTGTTGGCTCgtgagcagaggcagcagcagcagctgcaggcccGAGGAATGGCTATACGAGAAGTTGTCGGCAGAGGAGGAATCATCAcgggtggaggaggagccacTTTTAGTGATGCAGGAATGCTGGACAGCAGGGGAGTTGGACCTTTTGCAGATGGACGGTGCAACACCGTCCTGGAGCTGAGTCAGAAGAAACTGAGTCGTTTGAggaacaggaagctgctggatgACTGGACGACAGTAGAGGAGCTGCTGTCTCATGGGAACAGGTTGGACAGCCACGGGGACATGTTGTGTCCCAGCTCCCTGCTGACGGTCACCACTGTCTAA
- the LOC117761048 gene encoding transcription cofactor HES-6-like, whose protein sequence is MKAAGIRLSLHRPLQHRDPHMAPTITAARTNSQEHLTRSHKLRKPLVEKLRRERINSSIELLKSLLGPEFLNQQPDSKLEKADILEMTVCFLTQLLQQNQQQRRLMKHFNKLQSSSEEKLTEADFSPLSSTVHSSITKDQSPVSSAPWRPW, encoded by the exons ATGAAGGCAGCAGGGATCAGATTGTCTCTACACAGACCTCTACAGCACAGAGATCCACACATGGCTCCTACAATCACTGCAGCAAGGACCAACTCTCAGGAGCATCTGACTCGGAGCCACAAG ctcagaaagCCTCTGGTGGAGAAGTTACGCAGAGAGCGAATCAACAGCAGCATCGAGCTGCTCAAGTCTCTCCTGGGTCCAGAGTTCCTCAACCAGCAGCCAGACTCCAAGCTGGAGAAAGCAGACATCCTGGAGATGACCGTTTGCTTCctgacacagctgctgcagcagaaccagcagcagagaagactGATGAAGCACTTCAACAAGCTGCAGTCTTCCTCTGAGGAGAAGCTGACAGAGGCTGACTTCTCTCCTCTGAGCTCCACAGTCCACAGCAGCATCACCAAAGACCAGAGTCCAGtcagcagcgccccctggaggccgTGGTAG
- the LOC117761052 gene encoding enhancer of split mbeta protein-like: protein MKAAEIRLSLHRPLQHRDPHMAPTITAARTNSQEHLTRSHKLRKPLVEKLRRERINSSIEQLKSLLGPEFLNQQPDSKLEKADILEMTVCFLTQLLQQNQQQRRLMKHFNKLQSSSEEKLTEADFSPLSSTVHSSITKEQSPVSSAPWRPW from the exons ATGAAGGCAGCAGAGATCAGATTGTCTCTACACAGACCTCTACAGCACAGAGATCCACACATGGCTCCTACAATCACTGCAGCAAGGACCAACTCTCAGGAGCATCTGACTCGGAGCCACAAG ctcagaaagCCTCTGGTGGAGAAATTACGCAGAGAGCGAATCAACAGCAGCATCGAGCAGCTCAAGTCTCTCCTGGGTCCAGAGTTCCTCAACCAGCAGCCAGACTCCAAGCTGGAGAAAGCAGACATCCTGGAGATGACCGTTTGCTTCctgacacagctgctgcagcagaaccagcagcagagaagactGATGAAGCACTTCAACAAGCTGCAGTCTTCCTCTGAGGAGAAGCTGACAGAGGCTGACTTCTCTCCTCTGAGCTCCACAGTCCACAGCAGCATCACCAAAGAGCAGAGTCCAGtcagcagcgccccctggaggccgTGGTAG